The Desulfofundulus salinus genome includes the window CTTTAGAGATTTCTTTCATGTGTTGGTGAAGCCGTGGATTACTTTCGGGATTCTGCTATTGATTCACTGTGTAATACCCCTGATTGCCTGGGGTATAGGATTGTTGTTTTATCCGAATGACATTTTCACCCGCATGGGGCTTCTAATTGGCTTTTCCATTCCTATCGGAGTAACCTCCATTATCTGGACGTCGTTGGTAAACGGGGATGTGGCGCTTGCCGTGGTAGCCGTTATGTTGGATACTTTGATTGGCCCCTTTTTACTACCTGCTGTTATCTCCCTTGTAACTGAAGAAGCAATACATATCAATTACACCCAAATGTTGGTAGGGGTTTTGCTTATGGTTACCATCCCAAGTATACTGGGAATGGCTCTTAACGATCTATACCGCGGCAAGTTGGTTAAGTTTGCTCAACCCGTGGCAGGATTTACCTCTAAAGTTGCCATATTCCTGGTAGTTTTCATTAATGCCAATATCATGGCACCGGAAATCACCTGGAACGCCTCTTTAGTTAAGTTATTAATAGTTCTTTTAATATTAATAATTTGTAGCTTCATTATTGGCTGCGCAACTACTTACATTTTAAAAGAGCGCCGTTTTGAAACCGTAGCCGCCGTGGTGTATTGCGTAGGTATGCGCAACTTCAGTTTCGGGTTGATCTTGGCAACCACCTACTTCCCCGCTGCCGTAGCCATACCGGTAACTCTGGCTATGCTCTACCAGCAACCCCTGGCAGCGCTGGTATCTTCGTTGTTTAACAGGTTTGATCAAAGG containing:
- a CDS encoding bile acid:sodium symporter family protein; translated protein: MLKYIACWNDWLGRHMFFVVLSALLSGFLLSLPLPRVWNMVAVVLFSYITFIASIEISFRDFFHVLVKPWITFGILLLIHCVIPLIAWGIGLLFYPNDIFTRMGLLIGFSIPIGVTSIIWTSLVNGDVALAVVAVMLDTLIGPFLLPAVISLVTEEAIHINYTQMLVGVLLMVTIPSILGMALNDLYRGKLVKFAQPVAGFTSKVAIFLVVFINANIMAPEITWNASLVKLLIVLLILIICSFIIGCATTYILKERRFETVAAVVYCVGMRNFSFGLILATTYFPAAVAIPVTLAMLYQQPLAALVSSLFNRFDQRRLLPDKSQ